In Lactuca sativa cultivar Salinas chromosome 5, Lsat_Salinas_v11, whole genome shotgun sequence, the DNA window AGCCTGGATCAACATCCAACTAGTCAGGTTCAATGCAAGTTCTTGTGGTCATCCCACAACCCTGCCGTTTCCATGACTCGGCAACTCCGGCGAGTATTTCATAAGATGACCCGCCACAACTCAGTGTCTCTCTAGCACTTGCTTCTAGTTCTTTAACCCTTTTCCTAATCTTCCTACCCTCCTCACCTTCCATAACCACCCTCACCACCTGCTCTATCTCCTTTCTCCCCACCACCACCGTCTCTCCTCTTTCCCCGACCACCGGCATCTTCACTGCCACCCCTATCTCATCGCTCAACATCGTCGCATTCATCCTCTGCTCCGCATATAGCGGCCACCCGATCATCGGAACACCATGTTTAATGCTCTCCAAGGTAGAGTTCCACCCACAATGAGACAAATATGCTCCGGTAGATGGGTGGTTCAGCACCGCCACCTGCGGTGCCCATGAGCTCACGACCAGCCCTACTTCCTTTGTCCTCTCAACAAACCCATCTGGCAAGTACCCTCTAGGATCGTCTGAGTCAACCCCGGCGGTAAAAAGAGCAGCAAAAGCAGAGTCACTCGGAGTTCGCACCACCAGGATGAACCGTTGCTGACTCAGTTCTAAACCTAATGCCAACTCAGTTAGTTGCATATTTGTCAGTGTCCCGCCACTTCCGAGTGCAACAAACAGAACCGAGTCTTTTGGTTGTCTGTCCAGCCATGCCATAACTTCTTTCGTGTCGGCGTTTCCATCCGAAGCCGATTCAATCCGTTTAGTAAGCGGTCCAATGGGATAAACCGGCGGTGTGGGAATGTCAGCGAAGAAGGGTTCGATTTCTAGAGCTTTGAGCCATACCGGTTCAAGATCGTGCCAAGTATTTGCGAATATCCCTGTAGCCATGGATAACCTGCTGACATGCATCAAGTACCATTTGTACTCGTCGATCTTTCTGTTCCGGACTTGATCCAGTAAGTCGTGGGTTTGGATTTGGTTACAACCCGGTATCTTGATGGGTTCCGGTAGATCTACGAACTCGCCTTCAACTTCCCTGTCAAGCGTCGGAAGATACAAGGAAAACGCCAAAAGAGCTGCTGATGCCGTGAAAAACGAGTAAACCGGAATGGATAGGTCTTTACATGCATCAAAAACGCCGGTGCAGAAGATGTCGATGATAAAAGCTTGAAGCTTCGGTCGGTTTTTTAATCCAGACAACAACACTGACCGAAGCGAGCGGATGGACTCCTGGACTATGACGCAGAGGCGGGCGACGGCTGTCATATCATCGAAGAGGAGGCCGGACATGTCCGCAGGGGGGAGATCGACGATATGGAGGTCGGGATGTGGGGTGGCGTGGAGGTAGTTGTATTGAGCAACCGTGGAATCGGTGGTGATAACCAGAAAAGTGACCTGAAAGTTATGTTGAGTGAGAAGACGAAGGGCGAGCTCGAAGAGGGGGGTGATGTGACCCATTCCTGGGCTTGCGAGGAAAGCCACATGGGGCTTCAATGAACTCGCATTGTTAATCTCCCCGCATGTCTCCATGATTAGTACTGTAGTTGAGCTGATCTCGAATGGGTTATACGACTGACGACAGGAGATGGTTTTCACAAAATCTAGCTACCTAGCGCCTATTATATATAGCATCGGTGTATCATATATTCATTTGCATATATATGGATATATGTCATGTGCTTTCCAAAATGCTTTCGTTACATAATTGGTTTCCATAGTTTCAATATTTATTGCATGTCCACTTCacttaaaaatattttatatcctTCTTAAAGCTATTTTATCCTTTTAAGCTACTTTtaattgaaaataataataataacaaataaaatcaaaagtAAGGTTACTAAGAGTAGTAACATTCGccacatcatttttttttctttcacgtTGCTAGTATTTTTTTTCTAAGCATTTTGGTAAtactctttgattttttttttgggaaaatgACTATTGAGGGTAATTAatttttgcgtttgtactcatttggttcctttttttttttttgtattcaataaacCATCagacttgttgttggtgtttactatagcccttttgaccgacttttgacctgtgatagccggtcaaagagttatggtgaacacaaataacaagttcgatggtatattgagtacaaaaaaaggaaatggaccaaatgagaacaaacgcaacagttggttacccttctgattcattttccctttactcatttacaacaaatctcacatcatctcctactgatattaatgactttatgagattcattcttgcttatcttcaaaacataacctacgaaaggatattattcatacatgtacaactttgtaatgcacttgaatatttattaggggaatcttgactaagcagacgcatttcatgactacatttacatttccaatcaaatgatttatcgtatcatggattctagacaagtctacaaacgagtggattcacaagtgctgtgatttttgagtttacttagctttaaggtcgaactcatgggataagatacaacatcaatatgtacaatattatggtgatgtgatattgtacatattgatgttgtatcttatcccatgagttcgatcttaaagttaagtaaactcaaaaatcacagcacttgtgattccactcgtttgtagacttgtctagaatccatgatacgataaatcatttgattgcaaatgtaaatatagtcatgaaatgcgcctgcttagtcaagattcccctaataaatattcaagtgcattacaaagttgtacatgcatgaataatgtcctttcgtgagttatgttttgaagagaagcaataaTGAATCTCATAGTCATTAGTTTCAGTAGGAGGTGACGTGAGATTTGCTGTAAATGAGTAAagagaaaatgaatcaggagggtaaccaactgttgcgtttgttctcatttggtccctttccttttttttgtactcaatataccatcgaacttgttgtttgtgttcaccataaccctttaaccggctatcacaggtcaaaagccggtcaaaagggttatggtaaacaccaacaacaagttcgatggtatattgaatacaaaaaaaggaccaaatgagtacaaacgcaaaagttaattaccctcaagagtcattttcccttcttttttttttcttttttcaaacttaaatacattatattttttttaatttaaaacataaacatttcatattaaataaattattctTCAAAACATTATGGTATAATTTAATATACAATTTATAACAGACAtctattaatgatttaaaacattttctttcatagtaggtcatatatgattatttatttaatatttatgtaAACAAACTATTTTATTGAAACCATGTTTTCATCAAGTTAAtctaaacaaaacaaataaataataatttttttcacAAATACATGCAAATGTTTTTTTATGTACAAATTGATGGCCTAATGTCTCTCATGAAGTGGAAAGTATGTTCCCACAACTAAAAAAAAAGTAACCAATCACAATTAATCAATCTCTCGTTTGTTTATCtatctcttctctttcttcttgatGTGTCAACAACATGTATTCCTTGTCGTGCATTGTGCATTCTAGCGAGAGGCTAGGGGTGGTGTACAGTGAAGCTAACAAGCTAACAAGGCCATAGCCTAACCACCACATCTCATCTCCGTTCCATATCCTATTTTTTCTTTTAGAAATGAATATATTATTAGGAAATGCCAGGAATAGTAAAAAAAATAgggtttttttcaaaatatagacACAAAAATAGACATTTCTGGATATAGACATGCATACTGCGGAGGTAGCTCCACGGAGCTCCACGAAATCTACTGTAGCTCCGCGAAATGGATCTTGAGTGTTTTTTTTACATTGATTGTtcggggtttatattaattcctcAACTAattattttctagtaaagattATAATAGTATGATaatcttttcttaaaaataattagtTGGGGAATGTATATAAACTCCGAAGAATCGATGTGACAAAAAATAAACGCACACTAAAGATCCATTTCTCGGAGCTACCTCCGCGAAATGAGTTAATTCCTCGGAGGTAGCTCCACGAAATggatttttagtgtttttttaaTACATTGATTTATTTACGATTTTGTCATTCCGCGGAGCTACAGTAGATTTTGCGGAGCTACCTCCACGGAATACTTATCTATATCCggaaaaatccattttaatatcTATTTTTTGAAAATACCCCCTATTTTTTTACTATTGCCGGTATTTTCCCTATATTATTCCAATATATAGAATAATATTATTCAGTTCTTCAAAAATAGGATTGAAGTTTAGTTGAcgattttagtttttattttattttatatatttttagtttatttttatttattagttataattgaacatataatatttaatatttgtaatatatgattatattataagttatattagTTAATCATGTAAAGTTTATTATTAACGTATCaaattcatataaaaatcaaatacatattaaaattttgaaacacaatattttttttttgtaaaagatTATAATTGAAATACATCTTAcaaatatgataatatatatatatatatatatatatatatatatatatatatatatatatatatatatatatataaagagagagagagagagttaagttCAAAtatttttactatctattgtgtgcttataggattgattatggaccaataattttttttttggaaagggaacttccctaacgagggtttccgggccagctttcgcgcaccgactaatcccccgctgcaaacatgaggctttgcctcatgccctggagtcactgcaggtgaacctccatggccacaagggcttagtagtgccaggatttgaacatgggtcaataggttatccaccatatcttccacatgccttaccaagtcaccacaacccaagtggttatggaccaataattttagttattttaagaaagtaattaatgcatattaaatgctgaagttcTAATTAATGCTcattatatctttaacatctaatatgcattaattattttcttaaaataactaaaatgattggttcagaatcaatcctacatacacacaatagatagttagaacaatataacctatatatatatatatatatatatatatatatatatatatatatatatatatatatatatatatatatatatatatatatatactaggttacaacccgtgggaaccacgagtaaaaaatttataaaagatttttaaaattttgctaTTATTATGTATAAAATCTAAAATGTAGTTGTGTAAAAATAATTGTTATAAACATCAAATGTTCCTGTAATGATTTTTTTAGAATTACTAACAATATGGCCAATGCATATATTTACGAGCTAATAATGGACGATTAACTATCGAACCTAATATGTAAATTGGCTTTTCCTTGTTTTagtttgaataaaatcaaattaaattggTTTGTCCTTGTTTTCGTTTGAATTAAATCAAATGCAATCTGGGAGTTCATAGTTTGAATATTATCAAGATACAATTACAGGTAAAATATGGGTATTTTGCACAATCTTAACTTATTCTtttagaaaattacaatttttacaatataatttagaactcataaaatttaaattttttacaaataagtgcatctaaacttttgagaataaaaacattaaatttaGAAAACATAAGACtgcaaaaaataaaatttgaaaaactGGGCGTATAATTTACTAATATGAATATAATTACACCTGTATTAAACTTTAGAAAAAACAACAACAGAGAATTCAACACAGTAAATTAGAAAATGAACTGCAATATTTATGTAGTTGAATATGTCATGATCAACTTCAAATACAAAAACTCCTATTTACAACAAAATGTTCTTCAAAGTTTTATGCTTCCTCTTTGTAAACCCAACGCTCATACTTCCCATTTAAACAACCCTAACTTGAAATGCCACAACTGCCTAACTGTAAGaaataaaagtaggatgctattagaACCAAAGCAACATAAGTACACTGTTATATATTGTACTTtaccaaacaaaaaaaatacaccGTTTTCCTAATTTTTACATTTCAGCTTCAAacttaaatatataaaaagattCTCCTTGAAAAATGAGCAAATATAATGCATTTgactttttatattttaattccAGCCATGTTGTTTTCTTTTTTCTTAACTTCTTGGTAATAAAATTGAGACTTATTATCTACATATATTTGAACTTTAACGATTAGCTTTTCAGTAAAGTCAATACGTTTAAAAAATTGGTTATCATGAGATTTGAAGTATAATAGTAAGCAATAAATTTAACCCGAAATTCCATCAAATCGtcattaatttaaataaagattttagaCTTTTAGAAACAACGTTCATTTGGGTCGATG includes these proteins:
- the LOC111908418 gene encoding anthocyanidin 3-O-glucosyltransferase 5, producing the protein METCGEINNASSLKPHVAFLASPGMGHITPLFELALRLLTQHNFQVTFLVITTDSTVAQYNYLHATPHPDLHIVDLPPADMSGLLFDDMTAVARLCVIVQESIRSLRSVLLSGLKNRPKLQAFIIDIFCTGVFDACKDLSIPVYSFFTASAALLAFSLYLPTLDREVEGEFVDLPEPIKIPGCNQIQTHDLLDQVRNRKIDEYKWYLMHVSRLSMATGIFANTWHDLEPVWLKALEIEPFFADIPTPPVYPIGPLTKRIESASDGNADTKEVMAWLDRQPKDSVLFVALGSGGTLTNMQLTELALGLELSQQRFILVVRTPSDSAFAALFTAGVDSDDPRGYLPDGFVERTKEVGLVVSSWAPQVAVLNHPSTGAYLSHCGWNSTLESIKHGVPMIGWPLYAEQRMNATMLSDEIGVAVKMPVVGERGETVVVGRKEIEQVVRVVMEGEEGRKIRKRVKELEASARETLSCGGSSYEILAGVAESWKRQGCGMTTRTCIEPD